From a single Ornithodoros turicata isolate Travis chromosome 8, ASM3712646v1, whole genome shotgun sequence genomic region:
- the LOC135366590 gene encoding uncharacterized protein LOC135366590 isoform X1: protein MADIWPDSSNSSKERSQETAPTRKAMHDAIDKGDFDEVEKYLNENRDFKQWLHPDTGRSALCNAREKKELKIYALLMFRNCKLNKAKEKEELFEELNDMEEREYHYNFHQFCYKCDIPVRLLSISNVSANNDMFGKVKELYEKLYKIPMIDTILEVVATDPKLEVIFDFGSETLDRLLGNKHKSKQGLTKYRERRIYLGANRGDNDLLGTMAHEFCHHALHMVYNNNGLPYKQDDPVLSPSYLGILDNIKRSKITLHDKIAEALDNPKELIVRVPHMLALMHYGKHDTHEAHMPTGEGKVLLQKQVPELLEFFEKYVLEDMKKFITQNSPDKDNDEIREQNRELGKAKKTESLGIQFKTPYDLEDYPCLVLTAQGLTLLEVKINDAVRLKGRSYVFLDLMQWDDKLQLALKENKCHYVVISSNSKDYPEEKILIAMKDVLRDLTEFRATKVIVLTQNSEQDKFVKAIKDLFGDKARDLAVPDCGLADVTDQCKAYVFESCSIQFQEVCELSVAKVMKSCTDGRHIDLDEEMGYDTFINLRRGIRVDVGPKLKTLDKRIDSYYLERTCERVTQVDLSVALRTLTNEAFAIAGSCSEAIDALRLPGCHACHHSKVQRFEGCVLLDSMDDYDALAQSSFYSGKTVHLLRYDSGLSQYYWVRSNGPLGPLVKVVSGECEICDTKALIHVIPDKVVAICGASGMGKSVMSLRMAKDIKALDQMTYVLQVDLRNPEIDSVDCSTVGGMTLAKLCGLDEDSFGFKLLNRSISLSSPVKVAVIFDALDEVDDQRRKDLAKLVAALRKTRIWKIFLFGRNCSKSEMQEKFHTIPFEMLGLKDDEQVQFLKMCWKRDHRQIDDEDPDALAQSYLRRFSSQEESPITSNPMLIEVIAVVPKNSTRLEIYEKIVEMKLTIYQNNLTGTGVSRRRVDVRYEEDRARSSFYETHGLLAMSAVFDKELQDKLLKRKDRQKLEPGGEVMKPLVKGSLKHGFLEGHDNGIPVFEDRTFADFFAARFLAQEIKDENNAEGDVTTVVNGLCGSDRYKGVLNFLDEFRAREHVGNNAR from the coding sequence ATGGCTGACATATGGCCTGATAGTAGCAACAGCAGCAAGGAGAGGTCCCAGGAGACTGCACCAACCCGGAAAGCGATGCATGACGCCATCGACAAAGGCGACTTCGATGAGGTTGAAAAATATCTGAACGAGAACAGAGATTTCAAACAGTGGTTGCATCCGGACACTGGCAGATCAGCTTTGTGTAATGCGCGAGAGAAGAAAGAACTTAAAATATATGCCCTGCTAATGTTCCGTAACTGCAAACTTAACAAGgcgaaagaaaaggaagaactcTTCGAGGAGCTCAATGACATGGAGGAACGCGAGTATCATTACAATTTCCATCAGTTTTGCTACAAATGCGATATTCCTGTACGACTCTTAAGTATAAGCAACGTTTCTGCAAacaatgacatgtttggcaAAGTTAAAGAACTGTATGAAAAACTGTACAAGATCCCGATGATTGACACTATTCTTGAAGTTGTTGCTACGGACCCCAAGTTAGAAGTAATATTCGACTTCGGTAGCGAAACATTGGACCGCTTGCTAGGGAACAAACACAAATCCAAGCAGGGCCTTACTAAATATCGAGAGCGAAGAATCTATCTTGGTGCAAATCGGGGGGACAATGACCTTCTAGGAACAATGGCCCATGAATTTTGTCATCATGCCCTGCACATGGTGTACAACAATAATGGACTGCCGTATAAGCAAGATGACCCTGTCCTCAGCCCTTCGTACCTAGGCATTCTTGATAACATCAAGCGTAGCAAGATTACGCTTCACGATAAAATAGCAGAGGCACTTGATAACCCAAAGGAACTTATCGTGCGAGTTCCGCATATGCTCGCTTTGATGCATTACGGAAAGCACGACACTCACGAGGCGCACATGCCAACAGGAGAAGGAAAAGTGCTTCTGCAAAAACAAGTTCCGGAACTACTCGAATTTTTTGAGAAGTATGTTCTTGAGGACATGAAAAAGTTCATCACGCAAAATAGTCCCGACAAAGATAATGATGAAATACGTGAACAAAATCGAGAGCTTGGTAAAGCTAAGAAGACAGAGAGCCTCGGAATACAGTTTAAGACGCCGTACGATTTAGAAGATTACCCATGTCTCGTTCTTACGGCTCAAGGGTTGACCCTCCTTGAAGTGAAGATTAACGACGCTGTTAGGTTGAAGGGACGGTCGTATGTATTCCTCGACCTTATGCAATGGGACGATAAGCTTCAACTAGCGCTGAAGGAAAACAAGTGCCACTATGTGGTCATTTCGTCGAACAGCAAAGATTACCCTGAAGAGAAAATCCTAATTGCGATGAAAGATGTGTTACGTGACTTGACTGAATTTAGAGCCACTAAGGTGATTGTGTTGACCCAAAACTCAGAGCAAGATAAGTTTGTAAAAGCGATTAAGGATCTTTTCGGAGATAAGGCACGGGACCTTGCTGTGCCCGACTGTGGGCTTGCCGATGTAACAGATCAATGCAAAGCGTATGTGTTCGAGTCATGTTCTATTCAGTTTCAAGAGGTGTGCGAACTATCAGTTGCTAAAGTAATGAAATCATGTACAGATGGAAGACACATAGACCTAGATGAGGAAATGGGCTACGACACGTTTATAAACTTGCGTCGAGGTATAAGAGTTGATGTGGGACCCAAACTAAAGACGCTTGACAAACGCATAGATAGTTACTACCTTGAGCGCACGTGCGAACGAGTCACTCAGGTGGACTTGAGTGTCGCGTTACGTACTCTGACGAACGAGGCATTTGCCATCGCGGGTTCCTGTTCCGAAGCCATCGATGCTTTGCGTCTTCCAGGGTGCCATGCGTGCCACCACAGCAAAGTGCAACGTTTCGAGGGATGTGTACTGCTGGACAGCATGGACGATTACGATGCACTTGCGCAATCGTCTTTCTACAGTGGCAAGACAGTCCACCTTCTTCGGTACGATTCAGGACTCTCACAATACTACTGGGTCAGATCTAATGGACCCCTTGGACCTCTCGTGAAAGTGGTTTCTGGCGAATGCGAGATCTGTGACACGAAAGCGTTGATTCATGTCATTCCTGATAAGGTCGTGGCCATTTGCGGCGCTTCAGGAATGGGGAAAAGTGTCATGTCATTGCGCATGGCAAAGGATATAAAAGCTCTAGATCAAATGACATATGTGCTCCAAGTAGACCTGCGAAATCCTGAGATTGATTCTGTGGATTGCAGCACTGTGGGAGGTATGACGCTTGCTAAGTTATGCGGCTTAGACGAGGACAGCTTCGGGTTCAAACTTCTCAACAGAAGTATCTCCCTTTCGTCGCCAGTCAAGGTTGCCGTCATCTTCGACGCTCTTGACGAGGTAGACGACCAACGCCGTAAAGACTTGGCAAAATTGGTAGCTGCCTTGCGAAAAACCAGGATttggaaaatatttttgtttggtCGGAATTGCTCCAAGTCCGAAATGCAAGAGAAGTTTcacaccataccttttgaaaTGCTTGGTCTCAAAGATGATGAGCAAGTGCAATTTCTGAAAATGTGTTGGAAACGAGATCATCGTCAAATCGATGATGAGGACCCGGACGCACTCGCACAAAGTTACTTAAGAAGGTTTTCTTCGCAGGAGGAATCTCCAATCACGTCAAACCCGATGCTGATTGAAGTGATAGCAGTTGTCCCAAAAAACTCCACCAGGTTAGAGATCTATGAGAAGATCGTTGAAATGAAGTTGACAATTTATCAAAACAACCTGACAGGAACAGGTGTAAGCAGAAGGCGCGTTGATGTACGATATGAAGAGGACCGAGCGAGGTCGTCTTTCTACGAGACCCACGGCCTTCTCGCCATGTCGGCCGTTTTTGACAAAGAATTGCAAGACAAGTTGCTAAAACGAAAGGATCGTCAGAAGCTGGAACCTGGTGGAGAGGTAATGAAACCTCTAGTTAAGGGTTCCCTTAAGCACGGGTTTTTAGAGGGACACGACAATGGAATTCCTGTGTTTGAGGACAGAACATTTGCCGATTTTTTCGCAGCTCGTTTTCTTGCTCAGGAGATTAAAGACGAAAATAACGCAGAGGGTGACGTTACAACGGTAGTCAATGGCTTGTGCGGAAGCGACAGATATAAAGGGGTCCTCAATTTCTTGGATGAATTCAGAGCAAGAGAGCATGTTGGAAATAACGCACGATAA
- the LOC135366590 gene encoding uncharacterized protein LOC135366590 isoform X2: MADIWPDSSNSSKERSQETAPTRKAMHDAIDKGDFDEVEKYLNENRDFKQWLHPDTGRSALCNAREKKELKIYALLMFRNCKLNKAKEKEELFEELNDMEEREYHYNFHQFCYKCDIPVRLLSISNVSANNDMFGKVKELYEKLYKIPMIDTILEVVATDPKLEVIFDFGSETLDRLLGNKHKSKQGLTKYRERRIYLGANRGDNDLLGTMAHEFCHHALHMVYNNNGLPYKQDDPVLSPSYLGILDNIKRSKITLHDKIAEALDNPKELIVRVPHMLALMHYGKHDTHEAHMPTGEGKVLLQKQVPELLEFFEKYVLEDMKKFITQNSPDKDNDEIREQNRELGKAKKTESLGIQFKTPYDLEDYPCLVLTAQGLTLLEVKINDAVRLKGRSYVFLDLMQWDDKLQLALKENKCHYVVISSNSKDYPEEKILIAMKDVLRDLTEFRATKVIVLTQNSEQDKFVKAIKDLFGDKARDLAVPDCGLADVTDQCKAYVFESCSIQFQEVCELSVAKVMKSCTDGRHIDLDEEMGYDTFINLRRGIRVDVGPKLKTLDKRIDSYYLERTCERVTQVDLSVALRTLTNEAFAIAGSCSEAIDALRLPGCHACHHSKVQRFEGCVLLDSMDDYDALAQSSFYSGKTVHLLRYDSGLSQYYWVRSNGPLGPLVKVVSGECEICDTKALIHVIPDKVVAICGASGMGKSVMSLRMAKDIKALDQMTYVLQVDLRNPEIDSVDCSTVGGMTLAKLCGLDEDSFGFKLLNRSISLSSPVKVAVIFDALDEVDDQRRKDLAKLVAALRKTRIWKIFLFGRNCSKSEMQEKFHTIPFEMLGLKDDEQVQFLKMCWKRDHRQIDDEDPDALAQSYLRRFSSQEESPITSNPMLIEVIAVVPKNSTRNRCKQKAR; this comes from the exons ATGGCTGACATATGGCCTGATAGTAGCAACAGCAGCAAGGAGAGGTCCCAGGAGACTGCACCAACCCGGAAAGCGATGCATGACGCCATCGACAAAGGCGACTTCGATGAGGTTGAAAAATATCTGAACGAGAACAGAGATTTCAAACAGTGGTTGCATCCGGACACTGGCAGATCAGCTTTGTGTAATGCGCGAGAGAAGAAAGAACTTAAAATATATGCCCTGCTAATGTTCCGTAACTGCAAACTTAACAAGgcgaaagaaaaggaagaactcTTCGAGGAGCTCAATGACATGGAGGAACGCGAGTATCATTACAATTTCCATCAGTTTTGCTACAAATGCGATATTCCTGTACGACTCTTAAGTATAAGCAACGTTTCTGCAAacaatgacatgtttggcaAAGTTAAAGAACTGTATGAAAAACTGTACAAGATCCCGATGATTGACACTATTCTTGAAGTTGTTGCTACGGACCCCAAGTTAGAAGTAATATTCGACTTCGGTAGCGAAACATTGGACCGCTTGCTAGGGAACAAACACAAATCCAAGCAGGGCCTTACTAAATATCGAGAGCGAAGAATCTATCTTGGTGCAAATCGGGGGGACAATGACCTTCTAGGAACAATGGCCCATGAATTTTGTCATCATGCCCTGCACATGGTGTACAACAATAATGGACTGCCGTATAAGCAAGATGACCCTGTCCTCAGCCCTTCGTACCTAGGCATTCTTGATAACATCAAGCGTAGCAAGATTACGCTTCACGATAAAATAGCAGAGGCACTTGATAACCCAAAGGAACTTATCGTGCGAGTTCCGCATATGCTCGCTTTGATGCATTACGGAAAGCACGACACTCACGAGGCGCACATGCCAACAGGAGAAGGAAAAGTGCTTCTGCAAAAACAAGTTCCGGAACTACTCGAATTTTTTGAGAAGTATGTTCTTGAGGACATGAAAAAGTTCATCACGCAAAATAGTCCCGACAAAGATAATGATGAAATACGTGAACAAAATCGAGAGCTTGGTAAAGCTAAGAAGACAGAGAGCCTCGGAATACAGTTTAAGACGCCGTACGATTTAGAAGATTACCCATGTCTCGTTCTTACGGCTCAAGGGTTGACCCTCCTTGAAGTGAAGATTAACGACGCTGTTAGGTTGAAGGGACGGTCGTATGTATTCCTCGACCTTATGCAATGGGACGATAAGCTTCAACTAGCGCTGAAGGAAAACAAGTGCCACTATGTGGTCATTTCGTCGAACAGCAAAGATTACCCTGAAGAGAAAATCCTAATTGCGATGAAAGATGTGTTACGTGACTTGACTGAATTTAGAGCCACTAAGGTGATTGTGTTGACCCAAAACTCAGAGCAAGATAAGTTTGTAAAAGCGATTAAGGATCTTTTCGGAGATAAGGCACGGGACCTTGCTGTGCCCGACTGTGGGCTTGCCGATGTAACAGATCAATGCAAAGCGTATGTGTTCGAGTCATGTTCTATTCAGTTTCAAGAGGTGTGCGAACTATCAGTTGCTAAAGTAATGAAATCATGTACAGATGGAAGACACATAGACCTAGATGAGGAAATGGGCTACGACACGTTTATAAACTTGCGTCGAGGTATAAGAGTTGATGTGGGACCCAAACTAAAGACGCTTGACAAACGCATAGATAGTTACTACCTTGAGCGCACGTGCGAACGAGTCACTCAGGTGGACTTGAGTGTCGCGTTACGTACTCTGACGAACGAGGCATTTGCCATCGCGGGTTCCTGTTCCGAAGCCATCGATGCTTTGCGTCTTCCAGGGTGCCATGCGTGCCACCACAGCAAAGTGCAACGTTTCGAGGGATGTGTACTGCTGGACAGCATGGACGATTACGATGCACTTGCGCAATCGTCTTTCTACAGTGGCAAGACAGTCCACCTTCTTCGGTACGATTCAGGACTCTCACAATACTACTGGGTCAGATCTAATGGACCCCTTGGACCTCTCGTGAAAGTGGTTTCTGGCGAATGCGAGATCTGTGACACGAAAGCGTTGATTCATGTCATTCCTGATAAGGTCGTGGCCATTTGCGGCGCTTCAGGAATGGGGAAAAGTGTCATGTCATTGCGCATGGCAAAGGATATAAAAGCTCTAGATCAAATGACATATGTGCTCCAAGTAGACCTGCGAAATCCTGAGATTGATTCTGTGGATTGCAGCACTGTGGGAGGTATGACGCTTGCTAAGTTATGCGGCTTAGACGAGGACAGCTTCGGGTTCAAACTTCTCAACAGAAGTATCTCCCTTTCGTCGCCAGTCAAGGTTGCCGTCATCTTCGACGCTCTTGACGAGGTAGACGACCAACGCCGTAAAGACTTGGCAAAATTGGTAGCTGCCTTGCGAAAAACCAGGATttggaaaatatttttgtttggtCGGAATTGCTCCAAGTCCGAAATGCAAGAGAAGTTTcacaccataccttttgaaaTGCTTGGTCTCAAAGATGATGAGCAAGTGCAATTTCTGAAAATGTGTTGGAAACGAGATCATCGTCAAATCGATGATGAGGACCCGGACGCACTCGCACAAAGTTACTTAAGAAGGTTTTCTTCGCAGGAGGAATCTCCAATCACGTCAAACCCGATGCTGATTGAAGTGATAGCAGTTGTCCCAAAAAACTCCACCAG GAACAGGTGTAAGCAGAAGGCGCGTTGA